A single region of the Sulfitobacter geojensis genome encodes:
- a CDS encoding MYG1 family protein yields MSIAYLVTHSGGFHADELLSSAILTRLFPDAELRRTRDRQWLTPAPDKIIYDVGGAYDSEAQIFDHHQRPSPLREDGQPYSSFGLIWAQYGRDYLAALSVPAQDIDAIHTKFDSKFVLPIDLLDNGAIEPSVAGPLSGLTLPALLGSLKPVFDDTSPTADDDAFVAALPIVSTFIEAQIRNMTAKARAQSIVLDAIAAAGSSAILELPMGMPYAAALDQAGADHILFVVCPRGEEWTIGGIKLSKDTFEQRADLPAAWAGLTNEALEDASGVKGAKFCHNARFIAVADSRDAIMQMAAIAVEMA; encoded by the coding sequence ATGAGCATTGCTTACCTCGTCACCCATTCCGGTGGCTTTCACGCCGATGAACTTTTGTCTTCCGCCATCCTGACCCGGCTTTTCCCTGACGCAGAGCTGCGCCGCACGCGGGATCGCCAATGGCTGACACCTGCACCTGACAAGATCATTTATGATGTGGGCGGTGCCTATGACAGCGAAGCGCAAATATTTGATCACCACCAGCGGCCCAGCCCTTTGCGTGAAGACGGGCAACCCTACAGCTCTTTCGGGTTGATCTGGGCGCAATACGGGCGCGATTATCTGGCTGCTTTGTCGGTGCCTGCGCAGGATATTGATGCGATCCATACCAAGTTTGATTCGAAATTTGTCCTGCCGATCGACCTTCTGGACAATGGCGCGATTGAACCCTCCGTGGCGGGGCCCTTGTCCGGGCTGACCCTGCCTGCGCTCCTGGGCAGCCTCAAGCCTGTGTTTGACGACACATCACCCACGGCGGATGACGATGCGTTCGTTGCCGCCTTGCCGATCGTCAGCACCTTTATCGAAGCGCAGATCCGCAACATGACCGCAAAGGCCCGCGCGCAGAGCATCGTTCTGGATGCCATCGCTGCGGCGGGTAGCTCTGCCATTCTGGAATTGCCAATGGGCATGCCCTATGCAGCTGCGCTGGATCAGGCAGGGGCAGATCACATCCTGTTCGTCGTTTGCCCGCGCGGCGAGGAGTGGACGATTGGCGGTATCAAGCTGTCCAAGGACACGTTTGAGCAACGCGCTGATCTGCCTGCCGCTTGGGCCGGCCTGACCAATGAAGCATTGGAAGACGCCAGCGGCGTGAAGGGCGCGAAATTCTGCCACAACGCACGGTTCATCGCTGTGGCCGACTCGCGCGATGCGATCATGCAGATGGCTGCGATTGCGGTTGAAATGGCCTAA
- a CDS encoding aldose epimerase family protein, producing MPLEPRADAGQLAGMTLNISSDDLTVTILPRGATLNDIRLRQQNRPLVLGFRDAQDHQRIPVCAGAIVGPVANRITGGKIEIDATPYQMPLNEAGRTSLHSGPAGLHTLTWDVIEHSSSLLKLAVTLADGDHGLPGLRRITAQYSLEGPILRLEMTATTDRPTPMNLAHHPYWNLGGMDIADHQLQLAADHYLPTDAHSLPTGHIAPTSDTLFDFTEAKRIPLSPALDVNFCLSLPVTADPAPCATLTGRDGTRLDVATTAAGLQVYGGAFLPDRKGVLHEAKDLRPYGGIALEPQCWPDAPHQPHFPQITLRPDEVWQQITTYKISPPPTS from the coding sequence ATGCCGCTTGAACCCCGCGCCGATGCAGGCCAGCTTGCTGGTATGACATTGAACATTTCATCCGACGACCTTACGGTTACGATTCTGCCTCGGGGGGCCACGCTCAACGACATCCGGTTGCGACAGCAAAACCGCCCGCTTGTTTTGGGCTTTCGCGATGCGCAAGATCATCAGAGAATTCCGGTCTGTGCCGGTGCGATCGTCGGCCCCGTTGCGAACCGCATCACAGGGGGTAAGATCGAGATCGATGCAACTCCCTATCAAATGCCGCTGAACGAGGCGGGGCGCACGTCCTTACACTCGGGACCTGCCGGTTTGCACACGCTAACGTGGGACGTGATTGAACATAGCAGCAGCCTGCTGAAACTGGCGGTTACACTGGCTGACGGGGATCACGGGCTGCCGGGGCTGCGCCGGATCACAGCGCAATACAGCCTTGAAGGCCCTATTCTGAGGCTGGAAATGACGGCCACCACCGACCGGCCCACGCCGATGAACCTTGCCCATCATCCGTATTGGAACTTGGGCGGCATGGACATCGCTGACCACCAGCTCCAGCTGGCCGCCGACCACTATCTGCCAACCGACGCACACAGCCTGCCCACAGGGCATATCGCGCCAACATCGGACACGCTGTTCGATTTCACGGAAGCCAAACGCATCCCGCTGTCCCCTGCCCTTGATGTGAATTTCTGTCTATCCCTGCCCGTCACTGCCGACCCTGCCCCCTGCGCCACGCTGACCGGCCGCGACGGCACCCGCCTTGATGTCGCGACGACAGCTGCCGGTTTGCAGGTCTATGGCGGCGCATTTCTGCCCGATCGCAAGGGTGTCTTGCACGAGGCCAAAGACTTGCGTCCCTACGGCGGGATTGCCCTTGAACCGCAATGCTGGCCGGACGCCCCGCACCAGCCGCATTTCCCGCAGATCACGCTGCGCCCTGATGAGGTCTGGCAGCAAATCACAACTTACAAGATCTCTCCGCCGCCAACTTCATAA
- a CDS encoding TfoX/Sxy family protein, protein MSTPVSTIRNLGPAFEASCTAAGIKDAETLRALGPDAAYAKILRTGTKPHFIGYYVLVMALQGRPWNDCKGDEKAALRKRFDTLKAVNKPSAQNALDQLLDDIGVRKP, encoded by the coding sequence ATGTCGACACCTGTTTCCACCATCCGCAACCTTGGCCCCGCTTTCGAGGCCAGTTGCACGGCAGCCGGTATCAAAGATGCCGAAACGCTTCGCGCCTTGGGGCCCGACGCGGCCTATGCCAAAATCCTGCGCACAGGCACAAAACCACATTTCATCGGTTATTACGTGTTGGTGATGGCGCTTCAGGGCCGTCCCTGGAACGATTGTAAGGGCGACGAAAAAGCCGCCCTGCGCAAAAGGTTCGACACCTTGAAAGCGGTCAACAAGCCAAGTGCACAAAATGCGCTCGACCAGTTGCTGGATGATATCGGCGTGCGCAAACCCTGA
- the ndk gene encoding nucleoside-diphosphate kinase: MALERTFSIIKPDATKRNLTGAIVKKFEDAGLRVVASKRIHLTMAQAGEFYKVHAERPFYGELCEFMASAPIVAQVLEGENAIAKNREVMGATNPADAAAGTIRAEFAESVGENSVHGSDAPETAAEEIAYFFSGLELVG; encoded by the coding sequence ATGGCCCTAGAGCGTACATTCTCGATCATCAAACCAGATGCAACCAAGCGCAACCTGACCGGCGCAATCGTCAAGAAATTCGAAGACGCAGGTCTGCGCGTTGTCGCATCCAAGCGTATCCACCTGACAATGGCACAGGCGGGCGAGTTCTATAAAGTCCACGCCGAGCGTCCGTTTTACGGCGAACTGTGCGAATTCATGGCATCCGCGCCAATCGTTGCACAGGTTCTGGAAGGCGAAAACGCCATCGCGAAAAACCGCGAAGTTATGGGCGCAACCAACCCAGCAGACGCAGCCGCCGGCACAATCCGCGCCGAATTCGCTGAAAGCGTTGGCGAAAACTCCGTTCACGGTTCTGACGCACCAGAAACCGCTGCCGAAGAAATCGCGTATTTCTTCTCCGGTCTGGAGTTGGTGGGCTAA
- a CDS encoding ABC-F family ATP-binding cassette domain-containing protein, translated as MLRISEINYSVEGRPLFEEASAVIPEGHKVGLVGRNGAGKTTLFKIIRGELGLDAGEITLPSRAKIGGVAQEVPSSETSLLDTVLQADTERAALMIESESATDPGRIADIQARLSDIDAWSAEGRAASILKGLGFEPEDQLMPCSAFSGGWRMRVALAGVLFAQPDLLLLDEPTNYLDLEGALWLEAYLAKYPHTVIIISHDRGLLNRAVNGILHLEDRKLTFYQGPYDQFARQRAEQRAVQAAMAKKQQQRRDHMQSFVDRFKAKASKAKQAQSRLKMIEKMDMISTPEQAAKRVFTFPKPEELSPPIISIENGSVGYSEGNPVLSRLNLRIDQDDRIALLGRNGQGKSTLSKLLSDRLVLMDGKAINANKLRIGFFAQHQVDELHVNETPLQHLISARPGVLHSKLRAQMAGFGLGPDQAETEVGRLSGGQKARLSLLLATLDAPHLLILDEPTNHLDIESREALVEALTHYSGAVILVSHDMHLLSMVADRLWLVSNGTVVPYEDDLESYRKLLLTPTKPVSKNTKVKEKPKEKRASREDILALRSEVRKAEARVTKINEMRDKLAKKLADPALYESSKIGELEVWNKKYAEVMDALSRAETLWMQAEEKLEKASA; from the coding sequence ATGTTACGCATCTCAGAAATCAACTATTCCGTCGAAGGTCGCCCTCTGTTCGAGGAAGCCTCCGCTGTCATTCCCGAAGGTCACAAAGTGGGCCTTGTCGGGCGCAACGGTGCGGGTAAAACCACCCTGTTCAAGATCATTCGCGGTGAACTGGGCCTTGATGCGGGGGAAATCACCCTGCCCTCGCGCGCCAAGATCGGCGGCGTGGCACAGGAAGTGCCCTCCTCCGAGACATCGCTGCTTGATACCGTGTTGCAGGCTGATACCGAACGCGCCGCCTTGATGATCGAATCCGAATCCGCCACCGACCCCGGTCGCATCGCCGATATTCAGGCGCGCCTGTCGGACATTGATGCGTGGTCCGCCGAAGGCCGCGCCGCCTCAATCCTCAAAGGTCTGGGGTTCGAACCCGAAGACCAGCTGATGCCCTGTTCTGCCTTTTCGGGCGGCTGGCGCATGCGCGTGGCGCTGGCCGGTGTGCTGTTCGCCCAGCCCGACCTGCTGCTGCTTGACGAACCGACCAACTACCTTGACCTCGAAGGGGCGCTCTGGCTCGAGGCCTACCTCGCCAAATACCCCCATACGGTCATCATCATCAGCCACGACCGCGGCCTTTTGAACCGCGCGGTGAACGGCATCCTGCACCTCGAAGACCGCAAACTGACGTTTTACCAAGGCCCCTATGATCAATTCGCCCGCCAACGCGCCGAACAACGCGCGGTGCAGGCGGCCATGGCCAAGAAACAACAGCAACGCCGCGACCACATGCAATCTTTTGTGGACCGGTTCAAAGCCAAGGCCTCAAAAGCGAAACAGGCGCAATCCCGCCTGAAGATGATCGAAAAGATGGACATGATTTCAACGCCTGAACAGGCGGCGAAACGTGTGTTCACCTTCCCCAAACCCGAAGAACTCTCGCCACCGATCATCTCGATCGAAAACGGCTCTGTGGGGTATTCCGAAGGCAATCCGGTTCTGTCGCGCCTGAACCTGCGCATTGATCAGGACGACCGGATCGCCCTTTTGGGGCGCAACGGCCAGGGCAAATCGACACTGTCAAAACTGCTGTCCGACCGGCTTGTTCTGATGGATGGCAAGGCGATCAACGCCAATAAATTGCGCATCGGCTTCTTTGCCCAGCATCAGGTCGACGAACTGCACGTCAATGAAACGCCGCTGCAACATCTGATCTCGGCTCGCCCCGGTGTGCTGCACTCGAAACTACGCGCCCAGATGGCGGGTTTCGGCCTTGGCCCCGATCAGGCCGAAACCGAAGTGGGTCGCCTGTCGGGCGGTCAAAAGGCGCGCCTGTCCTTGCTGCTCGCCACATTGGACGCGCCACACCTGCTGATCCTCGATGAACCGACCAACCACCTTGATATCGAATCCCGCGAAGCGCTGGTCGAGGCGCTAACCCATTACTCGGGTGCCGTGATTCTTGTCAGTCACGACATGCACCTGCTGTCGATGGTCGCCGACCGCCTTTGGCTGGTGTCGAACGGCACCGTGGTCCCTTATGAAGACGATCTTGAATCCTACCGTAAACTGCTGCTGACCCCGACGAAACCGGTCAGCAAAAACACCAAGGTCAAAGAAAAACCGAAAGAGAAACGCGCCAGCCGCGAAGACATCCTCGCCCTGCGCTCCGAAGTGCGCAAAGCCGAGGCCCGCGTTACCAAAATCAACGAAATGCGCGACAAACTGGCCAAAAAACTCGCCGATCCGGCACTCTACGAAAGCAGCAAGATCGGCGAACTCGAAGTCTGGAACAAAAAATACGCCGAAGTCATGGACGCCCTCTCGCGCGCCGAAACCCTCTGGATGCAAGCCGAAGAGAAACTCGAAAAGGCCTCCGCCTGA
- a CDS encoding MarC family protein: MTLDTAYMITALVTMFVVIDPIGIAPLFLALTSGMTPAERRKVALHACLVAGLVLVLFAFFGEAVLGFAGISMPAFRIAGGILLFLTALDMLFERRTKRREDRTEGEEIDDPSVFPLAIPLIAGPGSIASIILLIGEKPGGEGLITVLGITALTLIALGLTLMASSYLDRIIGKKGIDVITRILGMLLAALAVQFVLDGLAAFGFGPATG, encoded by the coding sequence ATGACCCTCGACACGGCCTATATGATTACCGCCCTCGTCACGATGTTCGTGGTGATCGACCCCATTGGCATCGCTCCGCTGTTTCTGGCCCTGACTTCGGGCATGACACCGGCAGAGCGCAGGAAAGTTGCGCTTCACGCCTGTCTCGTGGCTGGTCTTGTCCTTGTTCTCTTTGCCTTTTTCGGTGAGGCCGTGCTTGGCTTTGCCGGCATCTCCATGCCTGCCTTCCGCATCGCGGGCGGCATCCTGCTGTTCCTGACCGCCCTCGACATGTTGTTCGAACGGCGCACCAAACGCCGCGAGGACCGCACCGAAGGCGAGGAAATCGACGATCCTTCCGTCTTCCCGCTTGCGATTCCGCTGATCGCCGGCCCCGGCTCCATCGCCTCCATCATCCTTTTGATCGGCGAAAAACCGGGAGGTGAGGGACTGATCACCGTGCTTGGCATCACCGCCCTGACCCTGATCGCCTTGGGTCTGACGCTTATGGCCAGCAGCTATCTGGACCGGATCATCGGCAAAAAGGGCATTGACGTGATCACCCGTATTTTGGGCATGTTGCTGGCCGCACTGGCCGTGCAATTCGTGCTCGACGGCCTTGCGGCGTTTGGTTTCGGTCCCGCTACGGGCTGA
- a CDS encoding retropepsin-like aspartic protease family protein, which produces MGNFDTGNLIYLVVLLVMVAGWFFMQSRDGLNKTLQYGAVWAMIFIGGAAAVGLWQDISRDARTPQFSVAGSDQIVVPRARDGHYYLTAQVNDAAVRFVVDTGATDMVLTQADAKRAGLDPETLAYLGRANTANGEVRTAFVRLEQVQLGEIVDRDVAAVVNEGQMEQSLLGMGYLQRWGRIEIAGGELILTR; this is translated from the coding sequence ATGGGAAATTTCGACACAGGAAATCTGATCTATCTGGTCGTCCTACTGGTGATGGTGGCGGGCTGGTTTTTCATGCAATCGCGTGACGGGCTGAACAAGACCCTGCAATACGGCGCAGTCTGGGCGATGATCTTTATCGGCGGTGCCGCCGCCGTTGGCTTGTGGCAAGACATCAGCCGCGACGCCCGCACCCCCCAATTCAGCGTCGCTGGCAGTGACCAGATCGTGGTACCGCGCGCCCGTGACGGGCATTATTACCTGACAGCACAGGTCAATGACGCCGCCGTGCGCTTTGTCGTGGACACCGGTGCCACCGACATGGTGCTAACGCAGGCGGATGCCAAACGTGCCGGCCTTGATCCCGAAACGCTCGCCTATCTGGGCCGCGCCAATACGGCCAACGGCGAGGTGCGCACCGCCTTTGTGCGTCTCGAACAGGTCCAATTGGGCGAAATCGTCGACCGTGATGTGGCGGCCGTGGTGAATGAAGGGCAGATGGAACAAAGCCTGCTGGGCATGGGCTATCTGCAACGCTGGGGCCGGATCGAAATCGCCGGTGGCGAATTGATCCTGACGCGGTAG
- a CDS encoding GNAT family N-acetyltransferase, whose protein sequence is MTPLSTAPQLRSERLVLRGPERDDLAALTRFMTSAPSMQAQGETVTPEQAWFGFLTGVGHWQWHGFGFFTVVEQHTGDPVGRVGLLKHSNWPDIELAWHLFEGAEGKGYATEAARVVRHWARDDLGLDKLYSYIDFNNTRSQAVAKRLGAVTDGTRAPHEPQAEIWVHPMGNNGGSQTP, encoded by the coding sequence ATGACACCCCTCTCCACAGCCCCGCAATTGCGCAGCGAACGGTTGGTCCTGCGCGGCCCCGAACGGGATGATCTTGCTGCGCTCACCCGTTTCATGACCAGCGCACCCTCCATGCAAGCCCAAGGAGAAACCGTTACGCCGGAACAGGCGTGGTTCGGATTTTTGACCGGCGTCGGCCATTGGCAATGGCATGGTTTCGGCTTTTTCACCGTGGTGGAACAGCACACGGGGGATCCGGTCGGTCGTGTCGGGTTGCTCAAGCATTCGAACTGGCCCGACATTGAACTGGCATGGCATCTGTTCGAGGGCGCAGAGGGCAAAGGCTACGCCACCGAAGCCGCCCGCGTCGTCAGACACTGGGCGCGCGACGATTTGGGATTGGACAAGCTCTACAGCTACATCGATTTCAACAATACCCGATCGCAGGCGGTGGCAAAGCGGCTTGGCGCTGTCACGGATGGGACGCGTGCCCCCCACGAACCGCAGGCCGAGATCTGGGTACATCCAATGGGCAATAACGGCGGGTCTCAAACGCCGTAA
- a CDS encoding DNA polymerase III subunit chi, translated as MGAAYFYHLTRRPLVETLRMLLGKSLENDWTVAVRGTDKQALADLDRVLWLGPEEDFLPHAMAGGDDDALQPVLLTTQNTAANAPDCVMSVHGAPVTAEEVAALQRVCVLFDGDDESALNVARGQWKTLKDAGASAQYWSEESGRWEKKAQT; from the coding sequence ATGGGGGCTGCTTACTTTTACCACCTGACGCGGCGGCCTTTGGTCGAAACCCTGCGGATGTTGCTTGGCAAATCGCTGGAGAACGACTGGACCGTCGCGGTGCGCGGCACGGATAAGCAGGCCTTGGCGGATCTTGATCGGGTTCTGTGGTTGGGGCCGGAAGAGGACTTTCTGCCCCATGCCATGGCGGGGGGCGACGATGATGCCCTGCAACCGGTCCTGCTGACCACGCAGAACACCGCGGCCAATGCGCCCGATTGCGTGATGTCGGTGCACGGCGCGCCGGTCACGGCCGAAGAAGTCGCAGCGTTGCAGCGGGTTTGCGTGCTGTTCGACGGCGACGACGAATCCGCGTTGAACGTGGCGCGTGGCCAGTGGAAAACGCTGAAAGACGCAGGCGCGTCGGCCCAATATTGGTCAGAGGAATCAGGACGTTGGGAGAAGAAGGCGCAGACTTGA
- a CDS encoding leucyl aminopeptidase: MTPLTPITFAATDIDQIATQEGRVAIFVAPEGPLDAGARRVNKLTRGAVQRLMDGPKFAKSKAGDAFSLEFPVGMAAEAVDIVHLPRRTDVHEARKAGAALAKRRGQADLLMIAANMKYVAEVCFGLAMRDYGFDDHKTDAKERGGAVVAMCSKPDEAEVAAGPLMAVAEGAFMTRDLTNAPANVLTTTEFADQLAGMEKLGLKVEVLDEEQLAKLGMRTLLCVGQGSDSPSKVVVMQWLGGAEGDAPLALVGKGVVFDTGGISLKPGAGMEDMTMDMGGAGVVAGVMRALALRGAKANVVGLVGLVENMPSGNAVRPGDVITSMKGDTVEVINTDAEGRLVLCDVMWYAQERFEPAAMIDLATLTGAIIVGLGHENAGVFSNDDPLCNAFLKAAEVEGEGAWRMPMGAGYDALLKSRIADMKNIGGRAAGSVTAAQFLKRFVKDETPWIHLDIAGVASVKSETVLAPAGATGWGVAALNRLVRDRFEKG; this comes from the coding sequence ATGACCCCACTTACCCCAATCACCTTCGCCGCTACTGATATCGACCAGATTGCTACGCAGGAAGGCCGCGTTGCCATTTTTGTGGCACCCGAAGGGCCATTGGATGCGGGGGCACGGCGGGTGAACAAGCTGACACGCGGCGCGGTGCAGCGGTTGATGGATGGGCCGAAATTCGCCAAGTCCAAAGCCGGCGATGCCTTTTCGTTGGAATTTCCCGTGGGCATGGCGGCCGAAGCGGTCGATATTGTGCATCTGCCACGGCGCACCGACGTGCACGAGGCCCGCAAGGCCGGCGCGGCACTGGCCAAGCGGCGCGGGCAGGCGGATCTGCTGATGATCGCGGCCAACATGAAATATGTCGCCGAGGTTTGTTTTGGTCTGGCGATGCGGGATTACGGCTTTGACGATCATAAAACCGACGCCAAGGAGCGTGGCGGTGCGGTGGTTGCAATGTGCAGCAAACCCGATGAGGCCGAGGTGGCAGCAGGGCCCTTGATGGCGGTTGCCGAGGGCGCGTTTATGACCCGTGACCTGACCAATGCACCAGCCAATGTCCTGACGACAACCGAGTTCGCGGACCAGTTGGCGGGCATGGAAAAACTGGGTCTCAAGGTTGAGGTACTGGATGAAGAACAGCTTGCAAAGCTTGGAATGCGCACGCTTTTGTGTGTGGGGCAGGGGTCCGACAGCCCGTCCAAGGTTGTTGTCATGCAATGGCTCGGCGGCGCTGAGGGCGATGCTCCGCTGGCGCTTGTCGGTAAGGGCGTGGTGTTTGACACGGGCGGTATCAGCCTGAAGCCCGGGGCCGGCATGGAGGATATGACCATGGACATGGGCGGCGCGGGTGTTGTCGCTGGTGTGATGCGCGCACTGGCGCTGCGCGGGGCCAAGGCAAATGTTGTCGGGCTGGTGGGCTTGGTCGAAAACATGCCGTCGGGTAACGCGGTGCGCCCCGGTGACGTGATTACGTCGATGAAGGGGGATACAGTCGAGGTGATCAACACCGATGCCGAAGGCCGTTTGGTGCTTTGTGATGTGATGTGGTACGCGCAGGAGCGGTTTGAACCAGCTGCGATGATTGATCTGGCGACCCTGACCGGCGCGATTATTGTGGGCCTTGGCCACGAAAACGCCGGTGTGTTTTCCAACGATGATCCGCTGTGCAATGCTTTCCTGAAGGCGGCTGAGGTCGAAGGGGAAGGCGCGTGGCGCATGCCGATGGGGGCAGGCTATGACGCGCTGCTGAAAAGCCGGATTGCAGATATGAAAAACATCGGCGGTCGGGCCGCGGGATCGGTCACGGCGGCGCAGTTCCTCAAACGGTTTGTTAAGGACGAGACGCCATGGATCCACCTTGATATTGCCGGTGTGGCATCGGTCAAGTCCGAGACCGTATTGGCACCGGCGGGGGCGACCGGTTGGGGCGTGGCGGCGCTGAACCGGCTGGTGCGCGACCGGTTCGAAAAGGGATAG
- the lptF gene encoding LPS export ABC transporter permease LptF, with protein MARLDRYMLSQLLLLFGFFALVLVALFWINRAVVLFDRLIGDGQSALVFLEFTALGLPKLITTVLPIATFAGAVYVTNRMSSESELTVLQSTGSSPWRLARPVFIYGLCVAGMMSVLSHFLVPMAQAELSQRENEISQNITASLLREGQFLHPTQNVTFYTRLIDSSGVLRDVFLSDRRDPAEGVIYTAAEAYLVRNGEGTTLIMVDGLAQRLNKVDTRLATAKFRDFSFDISSLVNQSTVGSQSVPNLVSPRLMMDWDSVSALTGDAKGVIAEELHARFAQSLFCIVAALVGYATLLTGGFSRFGVWREIAIAFALLIAIDGIRGSLVDTVREDASRWPLLYLPSLIGALLVSGMLWHVAHAGWLHSLRRRRSTP; from the coding sequence GTGGCACGACTAGACCGCTATATGCTGTCACAGCTTTTGCTGCTCTTTGGCTTTTTCGCCCTTGTTCTGGTTGCGCTGTTCTGGATCAACCGCGCGGTTGTATTGTTTGACCGGCTGATCGGCGACGGGCAATCGGCGCTTGTTTTCCTAGAGTTCACGGCCCTTGGCCTGCCCAAGTTGATCACCACGGTCCTGCCCATCGCCACCTTTGCAGGTGCGGTTTATGTGACCAACCGGATGTCTTCGGAATCCGAATTGACGGTACTGCAATCCACCGGTTCCAGCCCCTGGCGGCTGGCGCGCCCCGTCTTCATCTACGGGCTTTGCGTCGCCGGTATGATGAGCGTGCTCAGCCATTTTCTGGTACCTATGGCGCAGGCCGAACTGAGCCAGCGTGAAAACGAGATTTCGCAGAACATCACCGCCAGCCTGCTGCGCGAGGGGCAATTCCTGCACCCCACGCAGAACGTCACCTTCTACACCCGTTTGATCGACAGCAGCGGCGTGCTGCGCGATGTATTTCTGTCAGACCGGCGCGATCCCGCCGAAGGTGTGATCTATACTGCCGCCGAAGCCTATCTGGTGCGCAACGGCGAGGGCACAACCCTGATCATGGTGGACGGGCTGGCGCAGCGGCTGAACAAGGTCGATACGCGGCTGGCAACGGCCAAATTCCGCGACTTCTCGTTTGATATATCCAGCCTTGTGAACCAAAGCACAGTGGGGTCGCAATCAGTGCCCAATCTGGTTTCACCGCGCCTGATGATGGATTGGGATTCGGTGTCGGCCCTGACCGGTGATGCAAAAGGCGTCATAGCCGAAGAATTGCACGCGCGGTTTGCGCAATCCCTGTTTTGCATCGTCGCGGCGCTTGTCGGCTATGCCACTTTGCTGACGGGTGGATTTTCGCGGTTCGGGGTCTGGCGCGAAATCGCGATTGCCTTTGCCCTGCTGATCGCCATTGACGGCATTCGCGGATCACTGGTTGATACGGTGCGCGAAGATGCCAGCCGCTGGCCGCTGCTTTATCTACCGTCCCTGATCGGCGCGCTGCTGGTCAGCGGCATGCTGTGGCATGTGGCGCATGCCGGATGGCTGCACAGCCTGCGACGGAGGCGGTCAACACCATGA
- the lptG gene encoding LPS export ABC transporter permease LptG: MILHVYFARRFAITFLLITTVLFALVMLVDGVEQARKFSGLDLGWQRILGLTFLNAPQTINLILPLIVILATITLFISLARSSEMVVTRAAGRSALRALIAPVFVALMIGIMAVGMLNPIVAATGNRYLQLSESYRAGGPSALSISDEGLWLRQGNVDGQTVIRAWRSNADASVLYDVTFISYDIENGPVRRIEAASAALKDGEWTLNEAKSWPLTPGVNAEANAQFFDELQIPSSLTLERIRESIGKPAAVSIYDLPTFIRQLEQAGFSARRHQVWLQTEFARPLFLMAMVLVASAFTMRHTRFGGTGVAVLTAVLLGFGLYFIRSFAQILGENGQIPVLLAAWAPPVASVLLALGLLLHVEDG; encoded by the coding sequence ATGATCCTGCATGTATATTTCGCCCGTCGTTTCGCGATTACCTTCCTGCTGATCACCACGGTGCTGTTTGCGCTGGTGATGCTGGTCGACGGCGTCGAACAGGCGCGCAAGTTCAGCGGGCTTGATCTGGGCTGGCAGCGGATCTTGGGTCTGACGTTTCTGAACGCCCCGCAAACCATCAACCTGATCTTGCCGCTGATCGTCATCCTCGCGACGATCACGCTGTTTATCTCGCTGGCGCGCTCGTCCGAAATGGTGGTGACGCGCGCGGCGGGTCGCTCTGCCCTGCGCGCGCTCATTGCGCCGGTGTTCGTGGCCTTGATGATCGGGATCATGGCCGTGGGGATGCTGAACCCCATTGTTGCGGCAACCGGCAACCGTTATTTGCAGCTTTCCGAAAGCTACCGTGCGGGTGGGCCTTCTGCCCTTTCCATCAGCGACGAAGGCTTGTGGCTGCGTCAGGGCAATGTCGACGGGCAAACTGTCATCCGGGCGTGGCGTTCTAATGCGGATGCCTCTGTGCTCTATGATGTGACGTTCATTTCTTACGACATCGAAAACGGGCCCGTGCGCCGGATCGAGGCCGCAAGTGCCGCCCTGAAAGACGGGGAATGGACGCTGAACGAAGCCAAGTCATGGCCGCTGACCCCAGGCGTGAACGCCGAAGCCAACGCCCAGTTCTTTGATGAACTGCAAATCCCTTCGTCTTTGACGCTGGAACGCATCCGCGAGAGCATCGGCAAACCCGCCGCCGTGTCGATTTACGATCTGCCGACCTTTATCCGCCAATTGGAACAGGCCGGTTTTTCGGCGCGACGCCATCAGGTCTGGCTTCAGACCGAATTTGCACGCCCCCTTTTCTTGATGGCGATGGTGCTGGTCGCCAGCGCCTTTACCATGCGCCACACGCGTTTTGGTGGCACGGGCGTTGCCGTGCTGACGGCGGTCCTGCTAGGGTTCGGCCTGTACTTCATCCGCAGCTTTGCGCAGATACTAGGGGAAAACGGCCAGATCCCTGTGTTGCTGGCCGCTTGGGCACCGCCTGTGGCTTCGGTCCTGCTGGCGCTTGGCCTGCTTTTACATGTGGAGGACGGGTGA